One window of the Salvia miltiorrhiza cultivar Shanhuang (shh) chromosome 6, IMPLAD_Smil_shh, whole genome shotgun sequence genome contains the following:
- the LOC130988254 gene encoding 36.4 kDa proline-rich protein-like produces MDSSKISALLLLLLLSLSSAAPILDPQCGYCSHPRPRPRPKPPTVKPPIHLPPTVKPPINLPPIHLPPTVKPPINLPPAVPVPVPVPMPPVKGKGCPPPAPSPPSCPIDTLKLGACVDLLGGLIHIGLGDPAANECCPLIAGLVEIEAAVCLCTTLKIKALNLNLYIPLALQLLLTCGKTPPPGYTCSL; encoded by the coding sequence ATGGATTCCTCCAAGATTTccgccctcctcctcctcctcctcctctccctCTCCTCCGCCGCCCCCATCCTCGACCCCCAATGCGGCTACTGCTCCCATCCCCGCCCCCGCCCCCGCCCCAAACCCCCCACCGTAAAACCCCCCATCCACCTACCCCCCACCGTAAAACCTCCCATCAACCTACCCCCCATCCACCTACCCCCCACCGTAAAACCCCCCATCAACCTACCCCCCGCCGTGCCCGTGCCCGTGCCCGTGCCCATGCCGCCGGTGAAGGGGAAGGGGTGCCCGCCCCCCGCCCCCTCGCCCCCGTCATGCCCCATCGACACGCTGAAGTTGGGTGCATGCGTGGACCTTCTTGGGGGGCTGATCCACATAGGGTTGGGCGACCCCGCGGCGAACGAGTGCTGCCCGTTGATCGCGGGGCTGGTGGAGATCGAGGCGGCGGTGTGTTTGTGCACTACGCTTAAGATTAAGGCTCTCAACCTTAACCTTTATATCCCTCTTGCTCTGCAGCTCCTCCTCACCTGCGGCAAGACGCCGCCCCCCGGCTACACTTGCTCCCTCTAA